One Prosthecobacter sp. SYSU 5D2 genomic window carries:
- a CDS encoding protein kinase has product MIPDDDGIPSFHAIVEEDLGDAPRAAVQWQGARLPEEALVQLLPQYERWEFLGAGGMGVVYKAWHRELLRWAAVKFLAPDQGCDPRALARFQNEATVLAQLRHPNIVPVHDFGCQGDIAWLVMDFLDGIPLQLWAREKPRRPNEIARMMAKIARAVGVAHASGITHRDLKPGNILVMGDEPVLLDFGLAQNVAWQRDIRLTQHGELAGTVAYLAPEQVKPELGEPAPATDVHACGVMLFEMLAGSLPRKGQAAQIINRLHEDDLPPRLRNAMKGVRPELDAICWRAMQRKPEDRYANGISLAEDLERYLDGRPVRARNPDILDLTYLYIRRHPWPVAAAAVAVLAILMFAWSSSQLHISQQKARLLSQINRQLSEPDWNPERLETSLELLAQIHLLDTVLARYLKEDVSKRTYATVEDHLEAPRLSEEESAQVSKLLQALQKLSHPGTSALFQRWHSLEEAWQTAASLNHPIAEDSAKALLKPKGWEIRDGRLHALPAHPDQTWNSIPSNIKLDGSMELEIELGENWLHAKATGLVLRIPLLQDIRFQIFQADRFAPLQPGFENPEGWPVMAILSEMTPLVYATLDRDTRRSPHLNLRCRYENGDLSMAVNGMQPMHYTRIFELARPLANTPFTLLLPVETSLVRLELRQRQVSSPASPLAKADDLVTVGKAHEALAIYEKFLNREDVKTECQYKYAACLEALQKADEAAEIWEQVARSPEEPWKGLAMYQLWRSHLGQGQMEKANAWFDLLMATNPSDIVRNGIPTGDRLLLNQHYLPVTRSVNCLKVRPDDLPDLDRAVRVQQFLGADDRQLAVRTAMAFHFAGQDHRARALLTQAVTKVRPSPSLPGNEAHVTLLCLDQWAALGDADGDAVLQATITSWQHALKGGRLPARAIPALEDLRHELRKGLSFKKGHRETLLDLLTDPDVMLRHRMEGWLLNGLAETTPKAKKNAWRQAVLTIADKTTSPDHTQQKLHSEFVARSLDQSWTAQQATEWMATLFGKARPLVTEDKWVGPLIQALVGTSLAKTLNQTLQSERGQTFARDYVLRTRPARELAYEGMELVWTTLFSEGTGWPVDHPDIQNSAAQMVSSFCNREITEVMLMQLFSLWNGVKNQATWDIMAGAMKPALRQPLTALLNRRYEILGQSKAAAEFLTQPLEKEKPAPNTTRVSP; this is encoded by the coding sequence ATGATTCCTGATGATGACGGCATCCCGTCATTTCATGCCATTGTGGAGGAAGACCTGGGGGATGCTCCCCGGGCTGCCGTCCAGTGGCAGGGAGCGCGCCTTCCTGAAGAGGCGCTGGTGCAACTGCTGCCTCAATATGAACGCTGGGAGTTTCTCGGAGCAGGTGGCATGGGGGTGGTTTACAAAGCCTGGCACCGCGAGCTGCTGCGTTGGGCCGCCGTCAAATTTCTGGCTCCGGACCAAGGTTGCGATCCCCGGGCATTGGCCCGTTTTCAAAACGAAGCCACGGTTCTCGCCCAGCTCCGGCATCCCAACATTGTTCCCGTCCACGACTTTGGCTGCCAGGGGGACATCGCCTGGCTGGTGATGGACTTTCTGGACGGCATCCCGCTGCAGCTTTGGGCCAGGGAGAAACCCAGAAGGCCCAACGAGATCGCCCGGATGATGGCCAAGATCGCCCGGGCCGTGGGGGTGGCTCACGCGTCCGGCATCACCCACCGGGACCTGAAGCCGGGGAACATCCTGGTGATGGGGGATGAGCCCGTGCTGCTGGATTTTGGCCTGGCACAGAACGTGGCCTGGCAGCGGGACATCCGGCTGACCCAGCATGGGGAACTGGCCGGAACCGTGGCCTACCTGGCACCGGAACAGGTAAAACCGGAGCTGGGAGAACCCGCCCCTGCCACGGATGTGCATGCCTGCGGCGTGATGCTTTTTGAGATGCTGGCGGGCAGCCTTCCGCGCAAAGGCCAGGCCGCCCAGATCATCAACCGTCTTCACGAGGATGACCTGCCGCCCCGGCTGCGAAATGCAATGAAGGGCGTCAGGCCTGAACTGGACGCCATCTGCTGGCGCGCCATGCAAAGGAAACCGGAGGACCGCTATGCCAACGGCATTTCCCTGGCCGAAGATCTGGAGCGGTATCTGGACGGACGGCCCGTGCGGGCGCGCAATCCGGATATCCTGGACCTGACCTACCTCTACATACGGCGCCATCCCTGGCCTGTTGCCGCCGCAGCGGTCGCTGTGCTGGCCATCCTTATGTTTGCCTGGTCTTCCAGCCAGCTGCATATTAGCCAGCAAAAAGCCCGTCTGCTTTCCCAGATCAACCGGCAGCTTTCAGAACCTGACTGGAATCCTGAACGCCTGGAGACCAGCCTGGAACTGCTCGCTCAGATCCATCTTCTGGATACGGTGCTGGCGCGCTACCTGAAGGAGGATGTGAGTAAACGAACCTACGCGACAGTGGAGGACCACCTGGAAGCCCCGCGGCTGTCCGAAGAGGAATCCGCCCAGGTAAGCAAACTCCTCCAGGCGCTCCAAAAATTGAGCCACCCTGGCACTTCCGCCTTGTTCCAGCGATGGCATTCCCTGGAAGAAGCCTGGCAGACGGCCGCCAGCCTCAACCATCCCATAGCCGAAGATTCCGCCAAGGCACTCCTCAAGCCCAAAGGCTGGGAAATCCGGGACGGCAGGCTCCACGCACTGCCTGCCCACCCAGACCAGACCTGGAATTCCATCCCGAGCAACATCAAATTGGACGGATCCATGGAACTGGAAATCGAACTGGGGGAGAACTGGCTGCATGCCAAAGCCACCGGCCTCGTCCTGCGAATCCCGCTGCTGCAAGACATCCGTTTTCAAATTTTCCAGGCGGACCGCTTTGCCCCGCTTCAGCCCGGGTTTGAAAACCCGGAAGGATGGCCCGTCATGGCCATCCTCTCCGAGATGACCCCGCTCGTTTATGCCACTCTGGACCGTGATACCCGCCGGAGCCCCCACCTCAACCTCCGCTGCCGGTATGAAAATGGCGACCTTTCCATGGCAGTCAATGGGATGCAGCCCATGCATTATACCCGTATCTTCGAGCTTGCACGTCCCCTTGCCAACACTCCCTTCACCTTGCTGCTGCCGGTGGAGACCAGCCTCGTGAGGCTGGAGCTACGGCAACGGCAGGTGAGCTCTCCCGCCTCGCCGCTGGCCAAGGCAGATGATCTGGTCACCGTTGGCAAAGCCCACGAAGCCCTGGCCATCTATGAAAAGTTCCTCAACCGGGAGGATGTCAAAACCGAATGCCAGTACAAATACGCCGCCTGCCTGGAGGCCCTGCAAAAAGCGGATGAGGCAGCAGAAATTTGGGAACAGGTAGCCCGCTCTCCCGAAGAACCCTGGAAAGGCCTGGCCATGTACCAGCTCTGGCGCAGCCATCTGGGCCAGGGGCAGATGGAAAAGGCCAATGCCTGGTTCGATCTGCTGATGGCCACCAATCCTTCGGACATCGTGCGCAACGGCATTCCCACCGGGGACCGGCTGCTCCTCAACCAGCACTATCTCCCCGTCACCCGCAGCGTGAACTGTCTAAAGGTACGTCCTGATGACCTCCCGGACCTGGACCGTGCGGTGCGGGTGCAGCAGTTCCTGGGGGCGGATGACCGCCAGCTTGCCGTACGCACCGCCATGGCCTTCCACTTCGCCGGCCAGGACCACCGCGCCAGGGCCCTGCTCACCCAGGCGGTCACCAAAGTGCGGCCCTCCCCCTCCCTTCCCGGGAATGAAGCTCACGTGACCCTGCTCTGCCTGGACCAATGGGCCGCCCTGGGAGATGCCGACGGTGATGCTGTCCTGCAGGCCACCATCACCTCCTGGCAGCATGCGCTGAAAGGCGGCCGCCTGCCTGCCAGGGCCATCCCGGCCCTTGAAGACCTGCGACATGAACTGCGCAAGGGCCTGTCCTTTAAAAAAGGCCACCGCGAGACCCTTTTGGACCTTCTTACCGACCCGGACGTCATGCTCCGGCACCGCATGGAAGGGTGGCTCCTCAACGGACTTGCGGAGACCACTCCCAAAGCAAAGAAGAACGCCTGGAGACAGGCGGTCCTGACCATTGCCGACAAGACTACAAGCCCCGATCACACCCAGCAGAAACTTCATTCCGAATTTGTCGCCCGGAGCCTCGACCAGAGCTGGACGGCCCAGCAGGCGACTGAATGGATGGCCACGCTGTTTGGCAAAGCCCGGCCATTGGTCACCGAGGACAAATGGGTGGGACCTCTCATTCAGGCCCTGGTGGGCACCTCCCTGGCCAAGACCCTGAACCAGACGCTGCAGAGTGAGCGCGGCCAGACTTTTGCCCGCGACTACGTCCTGCGTACCCGCCCGGCGCGGGAACTAGCCTATGAAGGAATGGAACTTGTCTGGACCACCCTGTTCAGCGAAGGCACTGGCTGGCCGGTGGACCACCCGGATATCCAGAACAGCGCCGCCCAGATGGTCTCTTCCTTTTGCAACCGGGAGATCACCGAGGTCATGCTGATGCAGCTTTTCAGCCTCTGGAACGGGGTGAAAAACCAGGCCACCTGGGACATCATGGCCGGTGCCATGAAACCAGCTCTACGGCAGCCGCTTACCGCCCTGCTGAACCGCCGTTACGAAATACTTGGCCAGTCCAAAGCGGCCGCTGAATTCCTCACGCAGCCGCTGGAGAAAGAAAAACCCGCGCCAAACACGACGCGGGTTTCTCCCTGA